TTTGGCGCTCGATTTCCTTGGATGCTTCGGATTTGGTAGGATCAGACTTTTTTATCTTGTTCAAATATTCCTGATATTCCTCTTCAAGTGCGGCAAGACTCTCTTCCTGAATTTCACTATTTATATCCATCACGATAAAGGAGGCAAAATAAATCACTTTTTCAAGATCATTAACAGAGAGACCAAGGATCGAGGCGATAACAGACGAAGTTCCGCGGGAATACCAAATATGCGCTACAGGAACAGCAAGATCGATATGGCCCATTCGGATACGGCGTACAGATGAACGGGTGACTTCGACGCCGCACTTATCGCAGACTACGCCTTTGTATCGAATCTTTTTGTACTTTCCGCAGTAGCACTCCCAGTCTTTGGTCGGCCCAAAAATCCGTTCACAGAATAAGCCGTCGCGTTCTGGTTTTTGCGTGCGGTAATTGATGGTTTCCGGTTTTAGAACCTCGCCATGAGACCATGTCAAAATGTCATCCGGCGAAGCAACGGAAATCTTTACCGCTTCGAAGTCGGTAACATTCACCTGGTCTTTTATTTCAACTCTTTCTTTCGCCATATTATCCTCTGTTTTTCATTAATCAGGTCGGGCTAATTAGCCTAATTGGTTATTCAATTATCCTTCTTTAACTTCTTCTGAGACTATATCTTCATCTTCGCTGGTTTGTTCTGCGGCAATCTCCGTCAGCTTTTCATCAAGCTCTTCGCTATCACCATCTTCTCCGTCCTCAAAATCATCCGAGCTTTCTATTTCTACGTGGGAATCTTCAACATGAGGGGCTCGAATAACTTCACTCTCTTCTTCCAAAACTTCTGATTCCTCAGCGATAAGATCGACACGAAGCGCTAAGCTCTGAAGTTCTTTGACCATAACGTTGAAAGCTTCCGGTAGGGTTGGTTTCTGAATCTTTTCGCCCTTAATGATAGCTTCGTAAGCCTTGGAGCGGCCGATAACATCATCGGATTTGATTGTGAGCATTTCCTGCAAGATATGGGCAGCGCCATAAGCTTCAAGGGCCCAAACTTCCATCTCACCAAATCTCTGTCCGCCGAATTGTGCCTTACCACCGAGCGGCTGCTGGGTAATCATCGAGTAAGGACCGACAGAACGTGCGTGCATCTTGTCGTCAACAAGGTGATGGAGTTTCAAGATATACATAACTCCAACGGTAGATTCACGATCAAAAGGAAGGCCGGTTCTGCCATCGATGAGCTTAATTTTGCCGCTTTCCGGTAAATTCTGCTCTTTGAGTTTAGATCTGATTTCGTCATTTGAAATACCTTCAAAAGCAGGAGAAGCGACCTTATATCCGCCTTCCATCGCGGCCCAGCCCAAGTGGGTTTCCAAAATCTGGCCAATATTCATACGGGAAATTACACCAAGAGGGTTCAAAATTACGTCAACCGGGCGTCCATCAGGAAGATATGGCATGTCTTCTTCGGGAAGAATGGTAGAGATAACACCTTTGTTACCATGGCGTCCAGCCAGCTTGTCTCCAATCGAAATCTTGCGAAGCTGAGCCACAGAGACTTCAACCATCTGATATACGCCAGATGGAAGTTCGTCGCCGGATTCTTTCGAAAATACCTTTACGCCGACGATTTTGCCGCGCTCGCCGTGAGGCAGGCGAAGCGAAGAATCCCGGACGTCTTTGGCTTTTTCACCGAAAATGGCCCGAAGAAGCTTTTCTTCAGCCGAAAGCTCGGTTTCACCTTTTGGCGAGATTTTACCAACAAGGATATCGCCAGGGCCGACTTCTGCGCCAAGGCGAACAATTCCAAGCTCATCAAGATTTGAAAGTGCTTCTTCAGAAACATTTGGAATATCGCGGGTTAGAAGCTCAGGACCAAGTTTAGTATCGCGGACTTCGATAGAATATTTTTCAATATGAACACTTGAAAGTTCATGATCGCGAACCAATCTTTCAGAGATAATAATAGCATCTTCGTAGTTACCACCACCCCATGACATGAAAGCAACCAAAAGATTCTGCCCGAGAGCCAATTCGCCATTTTGCGTTGCTGAAGAATCAGCGATAATTTGACCCTTTTTAACCTTGTCACCGACCTTAACAATCGGTTTTTGGTTTATAGCTGTACCTTGATTTGATCTTAAAAACTTCTCAAGCTCATAATCAAGCTCTTCGCCGTCTTTATTTTTGATTCGAATCAGGTGAGAAGAAACATGCGTTGCTTCACCATCTTCCTCAGCAAGCAAAATCTGGCCGGAGTCCTTGGCAGCGGCCTCTTCCATGCCGGTACCAACGATAGGAGAATCAGGCTTGATCAGGGGAACAGCCTGGCGTTGCATGTTCGATCCCATCATGGATCTTGCTGCGTCATCATGTTCAACAAACGGAATAAGGGCCGTGGAGATAGAAACGATCTGTTTCGGCGATACGTCCATGTACTGAACCTTTTTGGCATCGGCAATTTCCGGCTCACCATTTTCACGTACAACTACGCGGTCGCCCTTAATATAGCTATTTTCATCAAGTTCGATCGAAGCCGGCGCAATCAAGTGTTTCGACTCTTCGGACGCATCAAGATATTCGATTTCGTCTGTTACTTTTACTTTTTTACCCTCGACTACTACCTTTCTGTATGGCGTTTCCAAAAATCCGTATTCATTTACCTTGGCATAGGATGCCATATAGGAGACAAGGCCAATATTCGGTCCTTCAGGAGATTCGATCGGGCAGATTCTACCATAGTGCGAAGTATGAACGTCACGAACTTCAAATCCAGCGCGTTCGCGGGAAAGTCCGCCAGGACCGGTAGCCGAAAGCGTTCGTTTATGTTCGAGCTCGGAAAGCGGATTTGTTTGATTCATAAACTGAGAAAGCTGCGAGCTGGCAAAGAATTCTTGCAGAGAAGCGGCAATTGGGCGGGCATTTACAAGCGATCCGGGAGTAATTTCTTCAGCTTCGAGAACGGACATTCTGTCTTTGATGATGCGTTCGACGCGCAAAAGCCCGACTCGAACACGGCTCTGTACTAGCTCGCCGACAGCGCGGATTCTTCTGTTTTTTAGGTTATCCGTGTCGTCTTCTTTTGCTTCCGGAGTATTGTTTAGGCGGATTATTTCTTTAATGATTTCGATCAGGTCTTCGACTCGAAATACGCGGTTTTCAGGAATGTTTTTAATATCAAGATTTAACCTACGATTCATTTTGTATCGGCCAACCCTGCCAAGATCATATCTTTTCGAATTGAAAAACATTGTTTCGATGAAAACTTTGGCCGACTCAGGAGTGGCAAGATCACCAGGGCGAATTCTTTTGTAAGTCTCAACCAGGCCTTCTTCATAATTTTTGGCCGGATCTTTAAGAAGAGTTGATTCGATATATTTATGATTTTCATCGTCATCTACATCAGCAAACAAGTCCTTGATCTGTTGGTCTGTTGTAATTCCAAGAGCTCGAAGCAGGCTTGTAATAGGAATTCTTCTTTTGCGGTCAATTTTTACGGTGATGATATCCTTCGGGCTGGTTTCAATCTCAAGCCAGGCTCCACGGGAAGGAATAACCTTTGCGCCGAACAGATTTCGTGCGCCAGAATTTTCAGAAGTAAAGAGAACACCATACGAACGGACAATTTGAGATACGACGACACGTTCGACACCATTTATGATAAAGGTGCCGCGGCGGGTCATAAGAGGAAAATCACCAAGGAAAATTTCGCCTTCTTTGATTTCTTCGGTTTTCTTGTTTAGAAGGGTTGCCTTGACACGCAGAGGTGCTTTATAGGTTAAATTTTTTTCTCGAGCAGTGCGTTCGTCTACCTTTGATTTTTCAAGATAATAATCGCCAAAGGTAAGAGAGTACATTTCTCCGGTAAAATCATCGCAGGGCGAAATTTCGTCTAGGAGTTCACGAAGCCCTTCTTTGAAAAACCAGTCATAGGATTTCGTTTGGACTTCAATAAGATTTGGAAGCTGTTCAAATGTTTGTTCTTGGCGAGGTTTGACCCTGCTTCCTACTTTGAATTTGGTTACCATAGACACTCTCCTTCAATTCGAACGATGAAAAAACACGAAAATCCTGTCCCCGGTTCAGGGGATTTGAAATGAAAAAAGATCTAAGAGACGAGATTTCGTAGCATTAAATTGCTCGATTTATTTGATTGAATGTGATTTACCAATAAAGACTAGCACAACAAGTTGCGTTTGTCAACACAAACACAAACCCTTGTTATTTTCATGTTGTATATATAATATTCCGAACGAATGGTGGGTGTCAAGTGTGGATAAAATATTCGCATGCAGACTTAATTATTACGACTTATGTATCAAGTATCATGAGGTACGAATCAAGCGATTTTATTTAGCATAATACCTAATTCTTGATACTGGCTATTTTTTGCCTTTACGCAAAAAATCTGACTCTATCTGCCTCTCCTGCTCCCGTTTTTTGATCGTTTCTCTTTTGTCGAATTTTTTCTTGCCGCGGCCTAGGCCGACTTCAAGCTTCAGTTTCCCCCTTGTAAAATACATTTTCAGAGGAACAAGCGTCAGCCCTTTTTCTTCGGTTTTTCCTGCTAAACGCTCGATTTCAGTTTTTTTCAAGAGTAATTTTCGCGATCGCGATTTATCTTCCTCGTCACCAATTATCGAATTTATCAGGTATACTT
The nucleotide sequence above comes from Patescibacteria group bacterium. Encoded proteins:
- the rpoB gene encoding DNA-directed RNA polymerase subunit beta translates to MVTKFKVGSRVKPRQEQTFEQLPNLIEVQTKSYDWFFKEGLRELLDEISPCDDFTGEMYSLTFGDYYLEKSKVDERTAREKNLTYKAPLRVKATLLNKKTEEIKEGEIFLGDFPLMTRRGTFIINGVERVVVSQIVRSYGVLFTSENSGARNLFGAKVIPSRGAWLEIETSPKDIITVKIDRKRRIPITSLLRALGITTDQQIKDLFADVDDDENHKYIESTLLKDPAKNYEEGLVETYKRIRPGDLATPESAKVFIETMFFNSKRYDLGRVGRYKMNRRLNLDIKNIPENRVFRVEDLIEIIKEIIRLNNTPEAKEDDTDNLKNRRIRAVGELVQSRVRVGLLRVERIIKDRMSVLEAEEITPGSLVNARPIAASLQEFFASSQLSQFMNQTNPLSELEHKRTLSATGPGGLSRERAGFEVRDVHTSHYGRICPIESPEGPNIGLVSYMASYAKVNEYGFLETPYRKVVVEGKKVKVTDEIEYLDASEESKHLIAPASIELDENSYIKGDRVVVRENGEPEIADAKKVQYMDVSPKQIVSISTALIPFVEHDDAARSMMGSNMQRQAVPLIKPDSPIVGTGMEEAAAKDSGQILLAEEDGEATHVSSHLIRIKNKDGEELDYELEKFLRSNQGTAINQKPIVKVGDKVKKGQIIADSSATQNGELALGQNLLVAFMSWGGGNYEDAIIISERLVRDHELSSVHIEKYSIEVRDTKLGPELLTRDIPNVSEEALSNLDELGIVRLGAEVGPGDILVGKISPKGETELSAEEKLLRAIFGEKAKDVRDSSLRLPHGERGKIVGVKVFSKESGDELPSGVYQMVEVSVAQLRKISIGDKLAGRHGNKGVISTILPEEDMPYLPDGRPVDVILNPLGVISRMNIGQILETHLGWAAMEGGYKVASPAFEGISNDEIRSKLKEQNLPESGKIKLIDGRTGLPFDRESTVGVMYILKLHHLVDDKMHARSVGPYSMITQQPLGGKAQFGGQRFGEMEVWALEAYGAAHILQEMLTIKSDDVIGRSKAYEAIIKGEKIQKPTLPEAFNVMVKELQSLALRVDLIAEESEVLEEESEVIRAPHVEDSHVEIESSDDFEDGEDGDSEELDEKLTEIAAEQTSEDEDIVSEEVKEG
- the smpB gene encoding SsrA-binding protein SmpB; its protein translation is MPAKTEKTKKIEIYNKKARFDYAIDESFEAGVVLFGNEIKAARSGRANISGAHVRIMHGEVYLINSIIGDEEDKSRSRKLLLKKTEIERLAGKTEEKGLTLVPLKMYFTRGKLKLEVGLGRGKKKFDKRETIKKREQERQIESDFLRKGKK